A region from the Salminus brasiliensis chromosome 22, fSalBra1.hap2, whole genome shotgun sequence genome encodes:
- the LOC140544434 gene encoding testis-specific serine/threonine-protein kinase 6-like produces MCASTVSFDWHSIIYNHIHLNRFYTCFSMDTEQVDKMETDGVLRSLGYEVVDNLGAGSFGMVKLATSERHPQHVAIKIMNRRKESSNFASKLLPRELAILKIVRHPHIIQVHEIFDMPNGQLFIVMEAAAMDLLRKILELHHIPINQARTWFSQLLSAVVYLHQQNIAHRDLKCQNVLLSADGQVKLTDFGLGCISRGFPFLSRTYFGTRHYSASEVLLNRPYDPKKCDVWSLGVILYVMVTGSMPWVQDDHYSLTQLQRKAVVYPSGITVEEPCRVFISYMLRYNPFNRPSVTKVAQHPWLQSRQEQ; encoded by the coding sequence ATGTGCGCATCGACAGTGTCATTTGACTGGCACTCTATTATCTACAACCACATCCATTTGAACAGATTCTACACCTGCTTCTCTATGGACACAGAACAAGTGGATAAAATGGAGACAGATGGAGTTCTGAGAAGTTTGGGCTATGAGGTTGTGGACAACCTTGGTGCAGGAAGCTTTGGCATGGTTAAACTGGCCACATCAGAAAGGCACCCCCAACATGTGgccattaaaataatgaatcGCAGGAAGGAATCATCTAATTTTGCTTCGAAACTTCTGCCCCGGGAACTCGCCATCCTAAAAATAGTGAGGCACCCTCACATCATTCAGGTCCATGAAATTTTTGACATGCCCAATGGACAGCTCTTCATTGTGATGGAGGCAGCCGCAATGGATCTCCTTCGTAAGATcctggagctccaccacatccccatCAACCAGGCCAGGACATGGTTctcccagctcctcagtgctgtgGTCTATCTTCACCAGCAGAACATTGCCCACCGGGACCTCAAATGTCAGAATGTTCTGCTGAGTGCTGATGGTCAGGTTAAACTAACCGACTTTGGTTTGGGATGCATTTCAAGAGGCTTTCCATTCCTCAGTCGGACATACTTTGGCACTCGTCACTACTCTGCATCTGAGGTGCTTCTCAATAGGCCCTATGATCCTAAAAAGTGTGACGTGTGGAGCCTGGGCGTTATTCTGTACGTCATGGTCACCGGGTCCATGCCCTGGGTCCAAGATGACCACTATTCTCTCACACAGCTTCAGCGCAAAGCTGTGGTGTATCCAAGTGGgatcacagtggaggagccctgtcgGGTCTTCATTTCTTATATGCTGCGCTATAATCCATTTAACCGGCCTTCAGTGACAAAGGTGGCGCAGCACCCTTGGCTACAGTCCAGACAAGAACAGTAA